From a region of the Brevinematia bacterium genome:
- the rplA gene encoding 50S ribosomal protein L1, producing MARSKRYLKNVALVDKERFYDLDSALDIVFNTANAKFDESVDVAIKTGLKQGQSIRGSVSLPHGTGRQVKVLVFAKGDKAKEAKEANADYVGAEELIEKVLKEQWIDYDVVIATPDMMKEVSKLGPILGRKKLMPNPKVGTVTFDVSKAVQEFKKGKLEFRSDKTGNVHVSVGKKSMGKSKIKENILVLVREINKARPADYKGEFIKNISISSTMGPGVKLNKTQVLQEASKLGV from the coding sequence ATGGCAAGGAGTAAGAGATATCTAAAGAATGTTGCGCTTGTGGATAAAGAAAGGTTTTATGATTTAGATTCTGCATTAGATATTGTCTTTAATACTGCGAATGCTAAGTTTGATGAGAGCGTAGATGTAGCGATAAAGACAGGGCTTAAACAGGGGCAATCCATAAGAGGTAGTGTTTCTTTACCACATGGAACTGGCAGGCAGGTTAAAGTGTTGGTTTTTGCTAAAGGTGACAAAGCAAAAGAAGCAAAGGAAGCAAATGCAGATTACGTTGGTGCAGAAGAGTTGATTGAGAAGGTACTAAAAGAGCAGTGGATTGATTATGATGTTGTTATAGCAACTCCTGATATGATGAAGGAGGTTTCAAAGTTAGGGCCGATCTTAGGAAGAAAAAAGCTTATGCCAAACCCAAAGGTGGGAACAGTTACTTTTGATGTATCTAAGGCTGTTCAGGAGTTTAAGAAGGGGAAGTTGGAGTTTAGATCTGATAAGACTGGTAATGTTCATGTTTCCGTTGGTAAGAAGAGTATGGGCAAGAGTAAGATAAAAGAGAATATTCTTGTTCTTGTTAGGGAGATTAACAAAGCACGACCTGCGGATTATAAAGGTGAGTTTATAAAGAATATTAGTATTTCCTCAACTATGGGTCCTGGTGTTAAGCTCAATAAAACTCAGGTTTTGCAAGAAGCTTCTAAGCTTGGTGTTTAG
- the rplJ gene encoding 50S ribosomal protein L10: MPSERNIKLYNEIKEAYQNYGANMIFLDFTGMDVEKVNSMRKEIRKKGAFYKVVKNTLGYRFFKENLGIDASEVFTGVNGVVFANDNAFFDVLRFLIKLEKDTPVKVKNSLFEGKIFNRDATIEMSKLPSKAELIGSVVGAIGSSVSSFVYTLSNVIQSFVFVLKAIEDKK, encoded by the coding sequence ATGCCAAGTGAGAGAAATATAAAGCTTTACAACGAGATAAAAGAGGCGTATCAAAATTATGGAGCGAATATGATCTTTTTGGATTTTACAGGAATGGATGTTGAGAAAGTGAATAGTATGAGGAAGGAAATAAGAAAGAAGGGGGCGTTTTATAAAGTAGTCAAGAATACGCTGGGGTATAGGTTCTTTAAGGAAAATTTGGGAATAGATGCTTCTGAGGTTTTCACTGGTGTCAATGGTGTTGTTTTTGCTAATGATAATGCGTTTTTTGATGTGCTGAGGTTTTTGATTAAACTTGAGAAGGACACTCCTGTTAAGGTAAAAAACTCTCTTTTTGAAGGTAAGATTTTCAACAGAGATGCAACAATAGAAATGTCAAAGCTTCCTTCAAAGGCGGAGCTTATTGGTAGTGTTGTTGGGGCAATTGGGAGTAGTGTTTCTTCGTTTGTTTATACTCTTAGCAATGTCATACAAAGCTTTGTTTTTGTTCTTAAAGCTATTGAGGATAAAAAGTAG
- the rplL gene encoding 50S ribosomal protein L7/L12: MASKLSVQELVEAISGMTVMELVELRKALEEKFGVSAAMPVVATAAVAASSAPTAEEPEEKTNFDIFIKEVGDAKLQVIKVVKDITGLSLKDAKDIVESGGQKAVKQGVSKDEAEKIKKALEEAGAVVELK; the protein is encoded by the coding sequence ATGGCAAGTAAGTTATCGGTACAAGAATTAGTTGAGGCTATATCGGGTATGACGGTAATGGAGTTGGTTGAGCTTAGGAAAGCTTTGGAGGAGAAGTTTGGGGTAAGTGCTGCTATGCCTGTTGTTGCTACTGCTGCGGTAGCTGCTTCTTCTGCTCCTACTGCTGAGGAGCCTGAAGAGAAGACCAATTTTGATATCTTCATAAAGGAAGTTGGGGATGCTAAGTTGCAGGTTATAAAAGTTGTTAAGGACATTACAGGACTTAGCTTAAAAGATGCAAAAGATATAGTTGAGAGTGGTGGTCAGAAAGCTGTCAAACAAGGTGTCTCAAAAGACGAAGCAGAGAAGATAAAGAAAGCTCTTGAGGAAGCAGGAGCAGTTGTAGAGTTAAAGTAG